The Papaver somniferum cultivar HN1 chromosome 3, ASM357369v1, whole genome shotgun sequence genome includes a region encoding these proteins:
- the LOC113357941 gene encoding AP2/ERF and B3 domain-containing transcription factor At1g50680-like, translating into MMLLLLSFGKSEDSPRNCPVTSSTLASLEPDFQKLLTIDEIKSMLKDGSYQTKLYEFANSCSPGLSLSLGSAAAMDGDVKYQQLFRKALTPSDVEKLNRLVIPKRFAEKYFPEVSKEEKVPGLIDAIQLSFFDREMESWNFRYCYWRSSQSYVFTKGWIRFVKEKKLKATDVVTFYKCECQNGAQKAFYMIDVASSVAPESNGGGFAGGFDTDAGNRLDLQLCLGQITVTESGSSDRTIKLRQQKEVAPPQPEEVQKKAVRLFGVNIS; encoded by the coding sequence ATGATGCTGCTGCTGTTAAGCTTCGGAAAAAGCGAAGATTCACCTCGGAACTGTCCAGTGACCAGTAGTACTCTAGCCTCGTTGGAACCTGATTTCCAGAAACTGTTGACGATAGATGAAATAAAGAGTATGCTCAAGGATGGATCGTATCAGACAAAGCTGTATGAATTTGCCAACTCTTGTTCACCTGGTTTGAGTCTGAGCTTGGGAAGTGCTGCTGCTATGGATGGAGATGTAAAGTACCAACAGCTGTTTCGGAAAGCACTAACTCCGAGCGACGTGGAAAAGCTCAACAGGCTTGTGATTCCTAAAAGGTTTGCTGAAAAGTACTTCCCCGAAGTTTCGAAAGAAGAAAAGGTTCCTGGTTTGATAGATGCGATTCAACTGTCATTCTTTGACAGGGAGATGGAGTCTTGGAATTTCCGATACTGCTACTGGAGATCTAGCCAAAGTTATGTGTTCACCAAAGGTTGGATCCGATTTgttaaagaaaagaaattgaaggCGACGGATGTGGTTACGTTCTATAAGTGTGAGTGTCAAAATGGGGCGCAGAAAGCGTTTTACATGATTGACGTAGCATCGTCTGTTGCACCTGAGAGTAACGGTGGTGGTTTTGCTGGGGGCTTTGATACAGATGCTGGAAATAGACTAGATTTACAATTATGCCTTGGCCAGATTACTGTTACTGAAAGTGGATCATCGGATAGAACTATCAAACTAAGGCAACAAAAGGAAGTTGCGCCACCACAACCAGAGGAGGTGCAGAAAAAGGCCGTCAGACTTTTTGGTGTAAACATTAGTTAA